A single genomic interval of Vibrio maritimus harbors:
- the vxrB gene encoding response regulator transcription factor VxrB, whose translation MKQTLLLVEDDKNLADGLLVSLELAGYNCLHAELISQVEQHWEEADLVILDRQLPDGDSVEHLAGWKQIKDVPVILLTALVTVKDKVTGLDAGANDYLTKPFAEAELFARIRAQLRAPETDSEDASKVVTDSLVIDKATREVNYKGELITLTRTEFDLLLFLASNLGRVFTRDELLDHVWGYNHFPTTRTVDTHVLQLRQKLPGLEIETLRGVGYKMKG comes from the coding sequence GTGAAACAGACACTGCTACTTGTTGAAGACGACAAGAATCTAGCTGATGGCCTATTGGTAAGTTTGGAACTGGCGGGTTACAACTGCCTGCACGCAGAACTTATCTCTCAGGTAGAGCAGCACTGGGAAGAAGCAGACTTGGTAATTCTCGACAGACAACTTCCTGACGGTGATTCTGTTGAACACCTAGCAGGATGGAAGCAGATCAAAGATGTGCCAGTTATCCTATTGACGGCACTTGTTACAGTGAAAGATAAAGTAACGGGTCTAGACGCTGGCGCTAATGACTATCTAACGAAACCATTTGCAGAAGCTGAGCTTTTTGCTCGCATTCGTGCACAGCTTCGCGCGCCTGAAACAGACTCTGAAGATGCTTCCAAGGTCGTGACTGATAGCTTAGTTATCGACAAAGCAACACGTGAAGTGAACTACAAGGGCGAGCTTATTACATTGACTCGAACTGAGTTCGATTTGTTGCTGTTTTTGGCGAGTAACCTAGGTCGCGTATTCACTCGTGACGAGCTGCTGGACCACGTTTGGGGTTACAATCATTTCCCAACAACTCGTACTGTTGATACACACGTGCTTCAGCTACGTCAGAAATTACCTGGACTTGAAATCGAGACACTACGCGGTGTCGGTTATAAAATGAAAGGCTAA
- a CDS encoding TIR domain-containing protein, producing the protein MALPRIFIGSSAESLNVTQACNVCLDYKAEPSLWPQIFEPGGGTLQTLTDKANEVDFALFIFSPDDVTKMRTNTLQTVRDNVLFELGLFIGSLGQERCFVLKPRNAELHMPTDLLGLNTLSYNAERTDGDLESAVSAACSKVLTQMDKLGHFEKKTKDFSKVGSKHKTYELDENCFRLMIHLIETMTSVDAIADFTLKSKCSGINELTYNVSLIKLLRSGLVEKTNESDYHGNEWYGYRLTADGVEYVLENESKFNELMYPRPQVAVPGDELPVDFDDDKPF; encoded by the coding sequence ATGGCGCTACCAAGAATCTTTATTGGCTCATCAGCCGAGAGTCTGAACGTCACACAGGCGTGTAACGTATGTTTGGACTATAAAGCAGAACCTTCACTATGGCCTCAAATTTTCGAACCAGGTGGCGGTACACTGCAAACGCTGACTGATAAGGCTAATGAAGTCGATTTTGCGCTATTCATTTTCTCACCTGACGACGTAACCAAGATGCGCACTAATACATTGCAAACGGTCAGGGATAATGTGCTGTTCGAACTGGGGCTTTTTATTGGGTCATTAGGGCAGGAGCGCTGTTTTGTTCTTAAACCGAGAAATGCAGAACTCCACATGCCGACTGATTTACTCGGACTTAACACGTTAAGCTACAACGCCGAGCGTACCGACGGTGACCTAGAGTCAGCAGTAAGTGCCGCTTGCTCAAAAGTCTTAACGCAAATGGATAAGCTCGGTCATTTCGAAAAGAAGACGAAGGACTTTTCAAAGGTAGGTAGCAAACACAAAACGTATGAACTAGATGAAAACTGTTTTCGCTTGATGATTCACCTTATAGAGACAATGACAAGCGTAGATGCGATTGCGGATTTTACTCTGAAGTCAAAATGCAGCGGCATTAATGAGTTAACTTACAACGTATCATTGATTAAGCTCTTGCGCTCAGGTCTCGTGGAAAAGACAAACGAAAGCGACTATCACGGAAACGAGTGGTACGGCTATCGCTTGACCGCTGACGGTGTAGAGTACGTTCTTGAAAACGAATCTAAATTCAATGAGCTCATGTACCCAAGACCACAGGTTGCTGTACCGGGTGATGAGTTGCCCGTAGACTTCGATGACGACAAACCGTTTTGA
- a CDS encoding DUF2861 family protein, with the protein MFSTRKLAIIALLSASTSVGADWFEGTSTISQAHKHLLNNDLESMFQSLVEEWQQQPTKSLKSHINRLFLQSLSVDCGKGYSSQPLPDWVENVVVRQQTIQSPGRDTYLSTIELDSDRVVSEISLKKWVDKRVSNDSEFYVTANGDGVTESTTYGIRYNLTSPLEVGLYRLDVSLVDGDSWSQWLIFTNQPLKQTVRWSAKDKWQIEKNALLNPYCPLPKLEVGLFDYIDGKYTQVWGKEYESDYPTTLDTSDIAPDRYVLAVSMKQSRWQGPILFERAQILNKTFDVSADE; encoded by the coding sequence ATGTTCAGCACACGCAAACTTGCAATTATCGCGCTACTTTCGGCATCAACATCTGTTGGTGCCGATTGGTTTGAAGGTACATCAACCATTTCTCAAGCGCATAAACACTTACTAAACAATGACCTCGAATCTATGTTTCAGTCATTGGTCGAAGAGTGGCAGCAACAACCAACGAAAAGTCTGAAATCTCATATCAATAGGCTTTTTTTACAATCTCTGAGTGTGGATTGTGGCAAAGGATACTCTTCACAACCCTTACCGGATTGGGTCGAGAACGTTGTGGTAAGACAGCAAACGATCCAAAGCCCTGGTCGCGATACCTATCTTTCGACGATTGAATTAGATTCCGATCGTGTAGTGTCGGAAATTAGCTTAAAAAAATGGGTTGATAAGCGTGTCTCAAACGACAGTGAATTCTATGTGACCGCAAATGGTGACGGTGTAACAGAGTCGACAACGTATGGAATTCGCTACAACCTTACGTCTCCTCTAGAGGTTGGGCTATATAGACTGGATGTTTCTCTTGTTGATGGAGACAGTTGGAGTCAATGGCTTATTTTCACCAACCAACCTTTGAAACAAACAGTAAGGTGGTCAGCCAAAGATAAATGGCAGATCGAGAAAAACGCATTACTCAATCCTTACTGTCCTTTACCTAAGCTAGAAGTTGGTTTATTTGACTACATCGATGGTAAGTATACCCAGGTGTGGGGGAAAGAATACGAGTCTGATTATCCAACGACACTCGACACCTCAGATATCGCACCTGATCGTTATGTGTTGGCCGTTTCGATGAAGCAAAGTCGCTGGCAAGGGCCAATTCTTTTTGAGCGTGCTCAGATACTTAACAAGACATTTGATGTGTCGGCAGATGAGTAG
- the vxrA gene encoding sensor histidine kinase VxrA, translated as MTLPLSFSFAAKAESLPERIDKFVEFFDYEQANASYDVRVIQADYPTQLLTPVSMLPQTTKYPLKEIQQLYRLAENCSGTLPLSPLITEPLVYTRAMCGGRKLSTKWFARSGLIHPGGGTYAARYILKYPEKKDELQKFMHIKERELAPPGSLLGRLQIMDEPTVTSLIRGSSMFVENSELWLRRGDIYYLFESKVWRENAKQAGLNYQLASQTNTCFVQRGNLCWEVEDHSDVLRISMIVLIIANILLVIGWSIYRWNTKRQEMKSRMLVLQILTHELRTPIASLSLTVEGFRREFEHLPETVYDEFRRLCEDTRRLRQLAEASKDYLQSDNKPLSTEWLPSVQDWLSYKAEEEFEADVKLTINQDVAARINIYWLGTCIDNLIRNAIKYGVAPVSLNVVTSSNSLRIEVIDDGQLTAKDWRELRKPFVSKAGLGLGLTIVESMVGRMGGKMSLIGPPTTFILEIPCETDTATC; from the coding sequence ATGACGCTACCACTTAGCTTTTCGTTCGCGGCGAAGGCTGAGTCTTTGCCTGAGCGTATAGATAAGTTCGTTGAGTTCTTTGACTACGAGCAAGCGAATGCGTCATACGACGTCAGAGTGATCCAAGCTGACTACCCAACACAGCTTTTGACGCCAGTGTCTATGCTCCCTCAAACTACCAAATATCCACTGAAGGAAATTCAACAGCTTTATCGGTTAGCAGAAAACTGTAGTGGAACATTACCCCTCAGTCCGTTGATTACCGAGCCTTTGGTGTATACGAGAGCAATGTGTGGTGGTCGAAAGCTATCAACTAAGTGGTTCGCGAGAAGTGGGCTAATCCACCCCGGCGGTGGTACATACGCGGCTCGGTATATTCTTAAATATCCAGAGAAAAAAGATGAACTGCAAAAGTTCATGCACATTAAAGAGCGTGAACTTGCACCTCCTGGCTCGCTACTAGGGCGACTGCAAATCATGGATGAACCGACGGTGACGTCTTTAATCCGTGGCTCTTCAATGTTTGTTGAAAACTCGGAACTTTGGCTAAGGCGAGGGGATATCTATTATCTCTTTGAGTCAAAAGTTTGGCGTGAAAATGCAAAGCAAGCTGGGTTGAATTATCAGTTAGCGTCTCAAACCAATACTTGTTTCGTTCAAAGAGGGAACTTGTGTTGGGAAGTTGAGGATCATTCCGATGTACTAAGAATTAGTATGATCGTACTGATCATTGCCAATATCCTTTTGGTGATTGGCTGGTCCATTTATCGTTGGAACACCAAGCGACAAGAGATGAAAAGCAGAATGTTAGTTCTGCAGATTTTAACTCACGAACTCAGAACACCCATCGCTAGCCTCTCTTTAACAGTAGAAGGTTTTCGTAGAGAATTTGAGCACTTACCCGAAACTGTATATGATGAGTTCAGAAGGTTATGTGAAGATACACGTAGATTGCGTCAGTTAGCGGAAGCGAGTAAGGATTATTTGCAATCAGATAACAAACCTCTTTCAACAGAATGGCTACCTTCCGTTCAAGATTGGCTAAGCTATAAGGCAGAGGAAGAGTTTGAAGCTGACGTAAAATTGACTATCAATCAAGATGTAGCAGCTAGAATAAACATCTATTGGCTGGGCACTTGTATCGATAACTTGATACGTAATGCCATTAAGTATGGCGTTGCACCAGTGAGTTTAAATGTCGTGACATCATCAAATTCACTCAGAATTGAAGTAATAGATGACGGACAATTAACGGCTAAGGATTGGCGAGAGCTTCGAAAGCCATTTGTAAGTAAAGCTGGATTAGGGCTAGGACTTACGATAGTAGAATCCATGGTTGGCCGAATGGGCGGGAAAATGTCCCTTATCGGTCCACCAACAACCTTTATATTGGAGATACCTTGTGAAACAGACACTGCTACTTGTTGA